Sequence from the Corallococcus soli genome:
CGCGTTCCAGGGCGACACCGCGCGGCCCGCCACACTGGCGCCCCCGCCCCCGCCGCGCTACGCCCGGACCCGAGCACGCAACGGGCCCAGGCGAGAAGCGCCGGGCCTTGAAAGGACGCGACGACGATGAGGCCGGACCTGAAGAGGCTCACGTGGGGAGTGGCGGCAGCGCTGCTGTTGGGCGCCTGCGCGACGGGCAAGCCCGCGGAGGTGGACCGCACGCCGTCCGCCACGGGCGCCGTCTCCGAGGCGGAGTTCAAGGCCATGCACACCCTGCGCACGGACGCCGCGCCCGAGCGCAAGGGCGTGGAGATTGAGCTGCCCGGCGGCGCGAAGGGCTACCTGAGCCTCCCGGAGAACGCGAAGGGCGGCCCGCTGCCCGGCGTCCTCGTCATCCACGAGTGGTGGGGCCTCAACGCGCACGTGCAGCACTGGACGGACCGCCTGGCCGCGGAGGGCTACGCGGCGCTCGCGGTGGACCTGTACGGCGGCAAGGTGGCCACGAATCCGGACGAGGCGCTCGCGCTGGTGAAGGCGGTGGACCCCGAACAGGCCACGAAGACGCTGCTGGCCGCGCACGCCTTCCTGAAGAGCGACCCGCGCATCCAGGCCCCGCGCACGGGCAGCATCGGCTGGTGCTTCGGCGGCGGCTGGTCGCTGCGCACCGCCATGGCCGTGCCGGAGCTGAGCGCGGCGGTCCTCTACTACGGCCACCCGGTGACGGACGCGCAGCAGCTCTCCACCATCAAGGCGCAGGTGCTGGGCGTCTTCGGCACGAAGGACAAGTCCATCCCGCCGGAGACGGTGCGCGCCTTCGAGAAGGCGCTGGACGACGCGGGCGTGCGAAGCCGCATCCTGGAGTACGACGCGGACCACGCCTTCGCCAACCCGTCCGGCGGCCGGTACGACGAACGCTCCGCCGCGGCGGCCTGGGCGGAGACGTCCGCGTTCCTCGCGCGCACCCTCAAGCGCTGAAGGCGCGCGAATTGCCCGGCCCGCGTCAGTACGGGCGCTGGCCGGTGTAGTTGCCCGGCGGGGCGTAGTTGCACACCCACAGGTCCCACGTGGGGAAGTTCGCGCCGAAGGGCGAGTTGATCGTGCAGCGCTTGTAGGCGCAGCCCAGCCGCGTGGTGTTGCGCCACACCACCTGCGTGTAGTGGCCGCAGACCTTGCCCGCCGCGCAGGCGTTCTTCGCGTAGTCGTAGTCGCTCTTCTCGTCGTCCCAGCCCTTCACCACGCCCTTCGTGGTGAGGTTGTTCGGCGATGAGGCGGCGAGGTTCTCCCCGGCGTTGCCCCGGCCCGCGTTGTGTTCGAACTTGCAGTTGTTCGCCCACTTCCGGGCGGTCTCCTCCACGGTGGCGTCCCAGACGAGCGGGGCCAGGGCGGGGGACGGCGTGGGCTGCGCGGCGGCGCGGGCCGCGTTGTGGGCCTCCAGCATGTCCGTGGCGAACTGCGTGGGCCCCACGGCTCCCCCGTCGGACGTCGTGCCCGCGTCGGAGGACGTGCCCGCGTCGCCGGAGGTGCCGGCGTCGCCGTCGAGGCCCGCGTCCGCCGTGGGGTCTGTGTCCCCGTCAGGGATGCAGGCGAGCAGGAGGAACGGCGTGAGCAGACCGACGGCGGAGAGGGAGCGGAGGGAAGGGAGGCGGCGCA
This genomic interval carries:
- a CDS encoding dienelactone hydrolase family protein, producing the protein MRPDLKRLTWGVAAALLLGACATGKPAEVDRTPSATGAVSEAEFKAMHTLRTDAAPERKGVEIELPGGAKGYLSLPENAKGGPLPGVLVIHEWWGLNAHVQHWTDRLAAEGYAALAVDLYGGKVATNPDEALALVKAVDPEQATKTLLAAHAFLKSDPRIQAPRTGSIGWCFGGGWSLRTAMAVPELSAAVLYYGHPVTDAQQLSTIKAQVLGVFGTKDKSIPPETVRAFEKALDDAGVRSRILEYDADHAFANPSGGRYDERSAAAAWAETSAFLARTLKR
- a CDS encoding CAP domain-containing protein, whose translation is MRRLPSLRSLSAVGLLTPFLLLACIPDGDTDPTADAGLDGDAGTSGDAGTSSDAGTTSDGGAVGPTQFATDMLEAHNAARAAAQPTPSPALAPLVWDATVEETARKWANNCKFEHNAGRGNAGENLAASSPNNLTTKGVVKGWDDEKSDYDYAKNACAAGKVCGHYTQVVWRNTTRLGCAYKRCTINSPFGANFPTWDLWVCNYAPPGNYTGQRPY